tattttttttgaaggttAATAGCAGCCAGCCCTGGACCATAGATTATACATCTACATGCACCATAAGAAACAATTTAAATTCGTTAAATTAACTATTGAAAACTTTGAACCTTAGAAACTTAGGAAAATCATTTGTATCATCACTTTCAAAATCTGCAATGGGACCCTGAAAATGCAACAGGAAAAACTATTTAAAAAAAGGAAGTACATGACTGCTCTAATTAGGTTGTGAACTTGGCATGGTAGAAACCTtggaacctttttttttctggacaATGCTTAAGCTAGCATGGTACTCACAATTTGAGACAAGTTCCCACAGAAGTATGGAGAAAATATGCAGCCCAATGATTCAATAGAGAGATCCCTTGGAATACAAATGTAACTGGATCGTGGAATCTATCGTTGAAAGTAAGAATATGCATCCAAGTTACCTGCAAACTTGCACCATGGAAGTTGAATTTCAGGAAAGGAGCCACCACAAGTAGAACACGTGTACAATTGTggacaaaaaaaaggcagcCTGATTTCCACGACCATCCACGAAAGATAGaatataatatattttactAAACATTTAAAACTAAAAGAGCATGTAATTTAAGGATATCACAGACCTCCTGCAGAAGTGGGGCACTCTCTGCAGATAGCACTAAAAAGCTTTCATCAACCAAGAAACAACATAAGACATTTGTGCAGTAGAGAAGCTTCAGCACACATCCCTGCAGAGGGTGATAATAAAATGTGGCGCGTTGCTCAGAAGTGAGAAGCAGATTGAGGTGACGACCTGCAGGGCGTTGCTCCTGAACTCGTCATCCCTGAGGACCTAGCACGCACATAAGTGAGAACTAAAGGGAACTAGATGGATTTGCTATTTGAATCCGTAGTGTAGGCTTCATAATATAACTAGCCGATATCCAAGGTGTATCTAGAAAATCACATAGGCAATCTAACAAACACCTGGGGTGCAATCTCAACGCAAAGTACACAGTGTTGCGAATTCAGCATCACACACAAGCAAATCACATGATTCAGAGAGATAGGAAGTGGTTagagatggaggatgaagctCTCACCATTGGGATTTCCAGTGAGGGGCTAGGTTGGCGACGAAAAGCCCACGAATCCAATCCAGCAATGGTGGTTGTCTGCGAGGGGTCCGAAGGCCACTGGTGGGACACCGCAACAACGAGAGGACGCGGCTGAGAGCACACACGGTCAGCGGAAGCGATCCCGATGTCGGTGGAGGTTGGCTGGCCTCGCTGCCGAGGAGCAACACAACTCCGTCTCCATCGAGGCAAGCGACGCGCGGGGTGGCGGGAGCAGGAGGCACATGCGGTGGAGGGCAGGTGAAGCTCGATGGCAAGGGATGGTAGGCGGCGTGcggggtggcggaggaggaggcacgcGTGGTGGAGGGAGCGGGCAGCGGCGTGAGCTCTCGCGAGCCATGCCTGTTCTGACGACCGGTTCTGGTGGGAGGAGGACAGGACTCAGAAGGGTGCAAGGAGAAAGAGGAACCTGATGGGAGGGTGATTCTGTACGAAAAATATAACACGAGGGCCTTTTTGCAAAATGTACAAATATTTGAAGGACCTGACTACGTACCGGCGTGCCCCGCCTAAGCGTCCGCAGCGGCGCGGACCCGCGTGCTCGCCGCCTCGGACTTGGATCCCCTGACAACAAAGTCAGTGACTCAGCGACTGTAAAGTCACTGAGTGAAGGGATCCCTCTCCCGCCAGCTCGTCCCGTGACCCGCAGGGGCCAGGTCCTATTTCCACCACGTGCTAGCTCCGCTCGAAGCCCATGCGCCAGCTCGCAGCTCCAAGCCCGCAACGCGCAGCCTCGTCTAGTCCCCTAGCAATGAAGCCAGTCTAGCAGAGCCTAAGAACCATCTTCCTTaatttagcattttttttctttaaaaattGCACCTATTTTTTACCGTGCATAAAATTTTGATGTATTCTACGCATGCATGATTCTACGGGTTCATTGTGTGTCTGTCTCACTTGATATGTATATTAAGAATTCATACTTATCAGTTTATCCATACGTCTATCCGTTTATCCACGTCTAGTTGCCGGCCTAACTACTTGTTAGATTCATTGTGTCTACTTGTTGGTTAACTATGCCTACCTGTCGATTTATTCACGTCTACTTACCGGCCATAGCTACTTGCCAAATTAATTGTGTCTACTTGTCTGATTAAGTGTGCCCACTTGTCAGGCTAATTGTGACTACTTCAAGTTTATTCAGACCTACTTGTCGGGTTAAATTTGTCTACTTGCGCCAGGTAAAGTTTGTGTACTCGCCAGATTGATTAAGTGTGCCTACATGTCACGTTAAGTGTGCGTATTTGCCGGTTTATTAACATCTACTTACCGGACGTAGCTATTTGTCAGGTTAATTATGTCTACTTAACAGATTAGTTGTGTCTACTTGCCGGGTTAACTCTTCatacttgccagattaactATGTCTACTTGTCGGGTTAATTGCACCTAATTGCCAGATTAACCGTACCTACTGGTCAGGTAACGTGTGCCTATTTGCCGGATTAACTCTCCATACTTGCCAGATTAAATATGTCTACTTGCCGGTTAATCGTGCCCAATTGCCAGATTAACCGTACCTACTAGCAAGATTACGTGTGCCTACTTACCGGATTAACTATGTCTACTTGCCGGGTTAATTGTGCCTAATTGCCAGATTAACCATACATACTTGCCAAATTAACTCTTCATACTTGCCGGATTAATTATGTCTACCTGCCGGGGTAATTGTGCCTAATTAACGATTAATTGTGCCTAATTTTCAGATTAACGGTACCTACTTGTCAGGTTACGTGTGCCTACTTGCCTACTTGCTGAATTAATTCTTCATACTTGCCGTATTAACTATGTCGACTTGCCGAGTTAATTGTGTCTAATTGCCAGATTAACCGTACCTACTTGCCAAATTAACTCTTCATACTTCCCGGATTAAATATGTCTACCTGCCGGGTTAATTGTGCCTAATTGCCAGATTCGGTatctacttgccaggttacgTGTGCCTACTGCTGAGTTAACTCTTCATAGTTGCCGGATTAACTATGCCTACTTGCGCGTTAATTTTGTCTAATTAACAGATCAACAATACCTACTTGACATGTTACGTGTGGCTACATGCCCGGTGTATGCTTGTCGGTATATTAAGACATAATAAAATCATCTCACTGTCTAAACTCTAAACTCTAAAGTATGTTAGTCCGGTTAATTATACATGAGATCAGCACATCGTACAAACTGTACGTTCTGAGAAAACTCGAATGCATCGTGGCACTGCTCAAGCATGTGCTGCTTGCTGACTTTGAGAAGGTACAATTTGTACAAAACATGACATAGCGCTTGGAGACATTATGGAAAACACTTGGTGTGCACAGCAAACAAGTTTAGAGGATTCTACTGCAAGCACCATTCGCAGAAGGTGGCCGTGGGAGGAGAGATCCCAGTCCACCGAGCGAAGGTCTGCGAGCCCGTTCTGCCGCAGACTTCGCCGTCGTTCGCGCCTTCGAGCCCGTCACCGTCGTCGTCTGCTCGTCCGTCCTTGCACGCGATGCCGTTTCGGAGATACGCAAAGGGGGCTGAGCACGACTGCTCCGTGCATGGCCAGCTGGAGGCACTGCTCGCCGGTGCGTGGCTCCGGCAGCGCACGGCAGCATCGAGCGTTGCGGCGACGGCAGCACGACGCATGGTGGGGGGGCGCACGGCAGCAGCAAGGCTTTGCAGTGGCGGCAACACGACGCGTGGCGGCAGCGCGCGGCAGTACGAGGCTACGCATAGCAAGGGAGAGgagatgagatgagagagagagagcaaggAGAGGAAGGGAGGTGGGAGAGAGgtcaggaggaggaagagaagaggagataGAAGGAGAAAGAAGCCGCCGCCCCGTAAGACTATGTgggggcacgtgccccacaATGTGGGGGCACGCGCCCCACATAGATTGTCCGATATTGGAAGGCATTTTTATCAAAGTTGCCTTTATAAAAATTAGTGTGGACAATTTGCCCTGCAAGTTTAGATAGAGGCTTTTCTTATAATGACTTTGATGCTTAAAGCTTTTgaggcattttttttcatgtatgCCTTCGATACTGAAAAGTTTTTGAGGCAATTTTTCTAATAAGCCTTTAGTGTTAAAAATTTTGAGGCATTTTTATAAAATAGCATTCGTAGCCTTTTTCTTTGGAGGCATTTTATGAAATTACCTCCTATAATAAATAATCGAGGCAAATTTAAAAAATGCCTTAACCAAAGTGCCTCCGAATATGCACTGTGACGTAGTGCGCGGTGCGACCCTGCCCTGCCTCGTCGCAACCCAAAGacgagccggcggcggatgGATAAACGGCACCAGGTAGGCTTTCCTCCCTCATTAGAGCATGTCTAGCAGAGCCCCTATCCTGATTTGGGGGCTTGAGGCCAAAAAACCTGATCCAACAGGACCCCTAAACAAGCCCCTAAATTTTGCGAAGCCCCTGAATCGGCCCGAGAGCCCCCATTCCCACGGGTAGGACAGGGGCCCCCTATCCCTGAGATTCCCCCGATCTTCATGTCTCCCTCCTCTCGTCCGCCTCTCCCTCGCTGGCTCCTTCGgatgccgccgcctctccttctccggccaccaccgcctcaccctccccgtcgccggccgccacctCCCCCGCGCCGGTgcccaccgccacctccagcgagaccgccggccgccatgaccttctcctcttcctccccctgcgacggcccccgccgccacctcccgcGAGAGCGCCGGCCGCtccgacctcctcctcttaCTCCCCCTGCGACGCCCCccacctcttcctcccccccccccccccccccccgccacATCCCGCGAGAGCGTCGGCCGCcccgacctcctcctcttcctcctcctgctcctcccccccccccccccacggcagcggccgcccccatctcctgctcctcccccCACGACGGCGCCCgtcgcctgctcctcctccagcgaTTGTGCAAGCTGCCTCCACTATGTATTGAAAtggttttttttgttcaaattgTATGTACAAATTGGTAAATTGGATGATGGGTGTTGAGGTTTAATGAAGAGGAAATTGCATGGCGGGTCCTACAACTTGGCACCGATGTACAGTTTAGTCCTACAACTTGCGAATTGAAAAAGCGCATACCTAAACTTGGCACCGCATATCATGCTTGGTCCAAATCTCGTCCGCGCTCAAATTTTCGGCCACGTAGGCTGCTGACCTGGACAAtgcaggttttttttttgcaatttcgCCTTCAGAATTTTTGCACTTAACCCCCTGCCTCCATTTCCCTTCGCACCCGCGGCCTCGCTTTGGCTGTAGCTTAAATCCCCAATTCTACCTCCATTTGGGCGAAATCCCTAGCCCAGTCTTGTTCCTCCGTCACCGGTTCGGCCCCATGTCCGGTCCGCCCCCTTCGCCGGTCAGCCCCCTTCGTCGGTCCTCCTCCGTCGCCCGTCCGCCTCTGTCTTCGCCGGCCCTTGGTCCCCCGCAGCTGGACCGGCTACGGAGGAGGACTGGTGAAGGGGGCGGACTGGACATGGGGCCGGACCGGCGACGGAGGAACAAGACTGGGCTAGGGATTTCGCCCAAATGGAGGTAGAATTGGGAATTTAAGCTACAGGCAAAGCGAGGCCGCGGGTGCGGGGGTTAAGTGCGAAAATTCTGAAggcaaaattgcaaaaaaaaacctacgCGGCCGAAAATTTGAGTGCGGACGAGATTTGGACCAAGCGTGATATGCGGTGCCAAGTTTAGGTATGCGTTTTTTCAATTCGCAAGTTGTAGGACTAAACTGTACATCGGTGCCAAGTTGTAGGACCCGCCATGCAATTTCCTCTTTAATGAATAGAGGTTGAATTTGACTATTTTGATTTGAAATAGGATGAATTTAGGTTGAAATCGGAtgaattttatttgaaatatgAGATACGAATGAAATAAGGGTTGTGATTTAGGGGGTCCTGCTGGAGACATTTGCAATTTTTGGGTCCCTACTTATGAAGGCTGGCCCCTACTTGCAAATTTAGGAGCCTTGTTTGGGGGCTACGCTGGACATGCTCTTAGTGTGTCACCATTGTCCATTAATGCTACACGACTACACGACTCCTGAGGTTTGGTTGAATTGACTTGGTGGTATCTAGGTCTATGTTTTCTGAAGTGATTTTTGTTGGATCGATTGAGTAGCTGATGGACCTATAGAGCATCTTCTGATCGGGACAATATGTCAATATGctctaaataaataaataaaatagcaTAATGTGAAATGACCAAAATACCCACGCCCGCCAATACTACTCCTCACACGTGCTAGTAAATTGTACGGTAAAGGCCTCTTACTATCAAACGCGTAGTCGCATAAAACCATCAATACCGGCAGTTTCCTAAGATACATGGATGGTCACCGTGCGTATAcagtactccatccgttccataAAAATGAAGGCGCCTTGAAACTAGATATAATATAAAACCGTGTCAATCCTTATGAAAAATAAGAAGTACGTGGTACGCCTACGCATGCAGAAGTGCACGACCAGCTTCCTGCCTCTCGGGATATATAGTTGAAGAAGTATTTCCTTCGCTCCTTCCTTCCGGGAAATGAAACCTGCTCCGCGATCACGCGCGAcatcgatggatggatgtagGCCATATGCATGCAACTGTAACGTATCCCCACCACCGGCCAGCCTAACGCCCAAATCATCACCTACGCACTCAAACACACAAAGTGTACAGGTATACAGAACTGGTACACATCATCACGCAGTGCACGCGCGCTCGTATATCCCCATAGCTTTGACCTCATATCGCCGGTATATATATGTTAGCTAGAGACCGATCATGAGGCCCAGTGACCAGTGTTGAATGATGATAAATCCATTATACATATACTAGTAGATACATTATGTATGCATACGAATCCAAGTGTTGAATTGATAACGCAACCATACCAAATCTCGCCGTCTCAACGTTTTACTAGTCTTCTGaatcttcttttttaatcagcgttctagaaagaaaaaaatgcatgcgCGGCCGGCGTTGCGCTGATCAATCGATACCGTCCGATGGACCTGCTGTAAGCCTGTAATAACACGCGCGCACCGTGTCCATGCGTACGTACGCCTCGTTTTTGGCTACTTTTCCAGCTTGATTTCACAAATACGTATGATGATGTTGTGTAAGCGGTATTGTCATCGATTGATCACGTGTTGCTCGATGCTTAAATATGGTTGGGCCAGCAGGGTTAAAGTTAGACTGTGAGACattaattagtactccctccgttcataaATATTTGTCCCAAGTTTCTACTCCATTCATAAAtgcttgtcgctgttttattgcaagtttgtactaaaacggcgacaagtatttaggaacgaagTAAGTAGCATAGGATTGATTTGCAGGATCTGGAGATCGATCGACTTGCAAGCTTACGAAAGCTTAATGCGGAGCCCAAAGCAACGTGACATTAGCACATCACTAATATGTTCACCCGCGCGCGCCGGGACGAACTTGTTTGAACCTTGTGGACTTTTGCTTGGTGGAAGGAGAATCATTGCCGAGAAGCAGTTGAAAATGTTCTGTTGCTAGCTAACAACCCAGCCAGGCCAGGCCAGCTGCTGCAATATGCATCCTTCCCACCGTCCCTCTGCTCGAAACCACCTTTCTTTTCCCGTTCCCTACACGCGCACGCGCCCCATTCCCGCTCTCCTATATAAACGACTCCCATGCCCGCTTCTCATCTCATCCCCACATAAACAAGAGAAATACAGATCCATCTCTTCTCTGATCACACCCAGCATCATAAGTACTGCAGGGGGACAGTGTAGCTTTTCTTTCctagctactagctagctcgatccaTGGCGGCTTCCATGGGTTGCCTCCTGGTGCTCTGCCTTGTTTCTCCtttgctcctcgccggcgccgcccacggCAACCCGTggtacggcggcggcggcctgttCCCGCAGTTCTACGACCACTCGTGccccaaggccaaggagatcgtgcAATCCATCGTGGCGCAGGCCGTCGCGCAGGAGACCAGGATGGCCGCGTCCTTGGTCAGACTGCATTTCCATGACTGCTTCGTCAAGGTCCACTCTGCTTCCTCTCTGCTACTTTGCTTACTCATGTTTTCATAGATATATGACGtgcatatattttgtttggtaACTTTAGCTGTCCGGACTTTCGAACGTAATTGAGCGCGCAAAGTTTGGACCTTTAAACGTTTCCAATATTTGCGCCTTGCTATCTGAAAAAGGTGTCGCTAGGAGCATGGGAGAATCTCTAGTTTTTTAGGCTAACTGTTTAGCCGTGACGAGATAGCCTACCTACGTTGCCCGGCCATGTGAGCACTGCGCTTTTTGTGTCCATGACAAGATCGAACCCGTACCATGAATCCATGATTGcttaattccttttttttttcaaagagaGGGTGATTGCCTATAATTCATCTTTTTTTCCAAAGAGAGCTATAAAGGGTGATAGCCagattcatttttttttcaaagagaGGGTGATTGCTTCATTCAGATCAATGTTCAGTTAATAATTGGTCCTTTCGATCCGTCAAAAAGATAATAATTGGTCCTGTCTCTTCAATGTTAAACTGAACTGCATGTGCCCCTAATCTATCCGCTATTGCAATGCGGCTAATCTAACCACCGACCCTTTTTCCTGATCTTTTCTTCTTGGTGAATACGTGCAGGGTTGTGACGCGTCCGTGCTGCTggacaacagcagcagcatagTGAGCGAGAAGGGGTCCAACCCAAACCGCAACTCTCTGAGGGGATTCGAGGTCGTGGACCAGATCAAGGCCACCCTCGAGGCCGCCTGCCCCGGCACcgtctcctgcgccgacatCCTCGCCCTCGCTGCCCGCGACTCCACCATCCTCGTAAGTAGAACCACCCGTAATTCTAGCTGTTCCTACCAGCTAAACAATGTACCATCTGGGAACTGGGAACTCTGGTTTCTTATTTGGGACTCAAAAATAACGTGCAGGTTGGTGGCCCGTTCTGGGACGTGCCGCTGGGCCGGAGGGACTCTCTGGGCGCCAGCATCCAGGGCTCCAACAACGGCATCCCGGCGCCCAACAACACACTCCCCACAATCATCACCAAGTTCAAGCGCCTGGGGCTCCATGTCGTGGACGTCGTGGCACTCTCAGGCGCGCACACCATCGGCCTGTCCCGGTGCACCAGCTTCAGGCAGAGGCTGTACAACCAGTccggcaacggcatggccGACAACACCCTGGACGTCTCCTACGCGGCACAGCTGAGGCAAGGGTGCCCTCGCTCAGGCGGCGACAACAACCTCTTCCCGCTGGACGTCGTCACCCCGGCAAAGTTCGACAACCTCTACTTCAAGAACATTTTGGCCGGCAAGGGGCTTCTCAGCTCAGACGAAGTCCTGCTCACCAAGAGCGCCGAGACGGCGGCGCTGGTGAAGGCGTACGCGGATGATGTGGGTCTCTTCTTCCAGCACTTTGCGCAGTCGATGGTGAACATGGGCAACATCATGCCACTGACAGGGTCGCAAGGGGAGGTCAGGAAGAACTGCAGGAGGCTCAACAACTATCACTGAGCAGCCCGTTACTGAAAAGCTCCATGCTTTAATTTGTGTGCTGAATTGTACTGCGTGGAGTTGGTGgcttctttattttattttggaataaacaatgtgtgtgcttgtgttaTTTATTCATATTGGTTCAGTGAGCTCCAACTTCCAAATCGTGCACTGGTCGGTccttcagaagaagaagaaaaaaatgacacTTTAAAACTTTGAGAAACAAATAGTATTACAAAAATGTTACTAAATGATTCTGCAATAAAATGCAAACTTACAATTTTTTGGATCAAATGATTCACACTTTATCCCGCAATATACATTGTTATGATTTCTTTAAGAAAAATTGAAGTATGGTTTTCGAATTGTTATTTTCCAAATTGGTTGCAGCTGTTGTAAAACTCCTGAGTTATAATTGAGGAAGAGAAAAGTTTCATCTGAaaaagtagtactccctcttttCCGGTTTATGGGCCCTTACACATCCATAGGTTGAAGATTTAACTAGTATAACACGGGTcttatatcacaaaaattataccattagaaacttcggatgttttattttctaatgatataatttttctGATATAAAATTCATATTACATTAGTTAAGTTTTTAACCTAAAAATGCGTGAGCCCCCCTTAAATCGGAATGGAGTTAGTAGTACTTACTTTATTAAAGGTCACTTCCGTTTgacctttccttctttttggGAAGTCGAAGCTTATAAGAATCCAGATCAATATCAATTTCTAGGTTCCGTTAGACCTGTCTTCGGCCGACCATTTCTTTAGTCACTGCTTTCTCTTTTTACAAAAAGAATTCATGACCCGTATAGCTTCCATTGTTTGATGCACACAAATATAATTTTATTATTATCATGTCTTACAAGTGAGTTGGAACAAAAAGTCGAGCAGTTGCACCCCAATAGCCAAAAAGTCGTCTTGCACCTCTGACACTTGGTGATAACCAAGCACAAATTCAGCGTGACGTTAGATggataacctgcaaaaaaaaaaaacttgcgaTACCAACACATATACAACATTCTCTGAATAAGCGCTTGTAATGACCTACTTAACCCCATTAGCCACTTCCTAAACAAATTAGAAATACTGTTGGAGGCAAATCCGGATGTTACCACAACAGTTTACCGAAAATTCTTGTAGTTGCGGGATCTTATTATATGATAACCATATATCAACTAGTACGTAATGCAGGCGCAAATTTGTATTTCCTAGTACTaaaatgatttatttttgttttgaggaCAAGATGGAAAATGGTCATTCGATTAGAGAGCTAAAGGGTAAAAACATATAGGGTATAGCCATTCTACTCCCAAATAGACAGTGCAAAGGAGTTTACTGATAAAACTATCACGAACTGTCTGGATGAGGCCGGACGAGTGAGCCGTCATCAAGGCTTGGTTCACTGGCAACAATTTTCACGTCCGTGTAGCAGTTATTGACGCGACTGAGGAGACGACAATAATGTTCAAATATGGGTATGGCTTTGTCCACTCTACGCCTGAAATAGGAAAGTACTTACCTATGATCATCATAAGTTTGGCTAtgcaacagaaaaaataatctCGTTACATGCACCACCTAACAAAGGGAAAGGGGTTCGTAGCTAATAAATCAATCAAGCGACCACTCAGGCAAAATCATTAGACATGCTATCCAATCCATAGCTTGGTTGAACCCCTCACCAGAAAAGGAAGAATGAAAACCGACTCAACATGCATTTGAACATCAGCTAGATTAGATAGAAGAACCAACAGCCAGCCAGCAGATGGGGATTATGAGCCTTGACctaaaaagagaagagaacatGACTATGGTTTTAAATTTCATGGCTAGCTAGGTCCAATATGATTGACGGGCACCCATCGAACTCAAAGTCAAAGTGGTTATCCAGATTCCATTGCACAGTGATAAGTTGCCGGCTGCAGGACAGGGGGCAGGTGAAAAGGCCGTACAGCCAGATGGATGCAGACGAATCGAGAACGGCCGGTAAGGAGTAGTTAGCATTGTGTTCTTTTGTTCTTGGATGTACTTGTATTTCGTTCAGTTATACTAACGAACACTAGTTCCAGCTCTATTGGCTTACATGATTAGgattttaatttgtatgtaCTTTGCATTCTTGAGAATCTGAGTTATGGGCAATTTCATTGATAGAGTAGATAGATAAATGTAGGTGGGAGTACTTGTTTATTATGGTAAGATGATTATATGTGTGTGGGTGTCCTCGGGTCCTTTCTTTCCTAGCTTTTCAAGTTTTATCATAATCAAGGTATTAAATAAACATAGGTGGCTAGCTGTTGcaaaaacaagaaagatgatTGAGCAACATATTGCATATTTGCATACATCATACATGCATGGGCGACcttttattttaattattttactGGCATGAGCCTTGATCCCGTTtctgattattattttcaggCCACCatgaagtgcttttgagaatACTGATTAACACAACACTGCATTGTAAATGTGCCATAgataaacagaaaaagaaatcatgCAACCACCGAAGGAAAAGATAAAGACTCCCAAGCTCTTCATTTTGGTTTATGAGTTTCGTTGCTATATCTCTCTGATGTTGCATATACCGGAATGTTCTAAAAGCTAGTAGTGGCAATAATCACCTGGATTGGATCGGATACTGCTCTTATAAAATCAGTGCGTCACTGTTTCAGCCATCATCGGCAGACTATAGTTTATCAAGTTGTGACCAAGTTCTGTTCTTAGCTGCAAAAGAACCATGCCCTCTTACATATCGTCATggtgcaaatatatttttctccagGATGTAACTAACTTTTCTGTTTTGTGCACTGTAACATAGCATGGATGGCAAGCTTGGAACTGGGGTGACACCTGTTGAGACGCATCGCATTGCGTAAAGGGCT
The Brachypodium distachyon strain Bd21 chromosome 2, Brachypodium_distachyon_v3.0, whole genome shotgun sequence genome window above contains:
- the LOC100846597 gene encoding peroxidase 72, which codes for MAASMGCLLVLCLVSPLLLAGAAHGNPWYGGGGLFPQFYDHSCPKAKEIVQSIVAQAVAQETRMAASLVRLHFHDCFVKGCDASVLLDNSSSIVSEKGSNPNRNSLRGFEVVDQIKATLEAACPGTVSCADILALAARDSTILVGGPFWDVPLGRRDSLGASIQGSNNGIPAPNNTLPTIITKFKRLGLHVVDVVALSGAHTIGLSRCTSFRQRLYNQSGNGMADNTLDVSYAAQLRQGCPRSGGDNNLFPLDVVTPAKFDNLYFKNILAGKGLLSSDEVLLTKSAETAALVKAYADDVGLFFQHFAQSMVNMGNIMPLTGSQGEVRKNCRRLNNYH
- the LOC104582539 gene encoding uncharacterized protein LOC104582539, with product MAVLSSSHQNRSSEQAWLARAHAAARSLHHACLLLRHPARRLPSLAIELHLPSTACASCSRHPARRLPRWRRSCVAPRQRGQPTSTDIGIASADRVCSQPRPLVVAVSHQWPSDPSQTTTIAGLDSWAFRRQPSPSLEIPMVTWMHILTFNDRFHDPVTFVFQGISLLNHWAAYFLHTSVGTCLKLNVLTTEGRWLQTLEIHNLATDGSQSQTTLEKTRKKNRVPMLHL